A genomic region of Mus musculus strain C57BL/6J chromosome 7, GRCm38.p6 C57BL/6J contains the following coding sequences:
- the Pold3 gene encoding DNA polymerase delta subunit 3 isoform 2 (isoform 2 is encoded by transcript variant 2), whose translation MAEQLYLENIDEFVTDQNKIVTYKWLSYTLGVHVNQAKQMLYEYVERKRKENSGAQLHVTYLVSGSLIQNGHSCHKVAVVREDKLEAVKSKLAVTASIHVYSIQKAMLKDSGPLFNTDYDILKSNLQNCSKFSAIQCAAAVPRAPAESPSSRKYEQSNLQAASEAQASELTTNGHGPPASKQASQQPKGIMGMLISKAATKTQDTNKETKPEAREVTSASSAGGKAPGKGSVMSNFFGKAAMNKLKVNLDSEQAVKEEKTVEQPPVSVTEPKLAAPPAQKKSSRKSEPGKVQQKEKSSRGKRVDLSDEEAKETEHLKKKRRRIKLPQSDSSEDEVFEDSPEMYEADSPSPPPVSPPPDPMPKTEPPPVKRSSGETKRRRKRVLKSKTFVDEEGCIVTEKVYESESCTDSEEELKMKPASAHKPPAAAVKREPREERKGPKKGAAALGKANRQVSITGFFQKK comes from the exons ATGGCGGAACAGCTGTATCTAGAAAACATAGACGAGTTCGTCACGGACCAGAACAAGATC gTGACTTACAAGTGGCTAAGCTATACACTAGGGGTTCATGTTAACCAGGCCAAACA GATGCTCTATGAATATGTTGAAAGGAAACGGAAAGAAAATTCGGGAGCTCAGCTGCATGTTACCTACTTGGTGTCTGGCAGTCTTATACAGAACGGACATTCT TGCCACAAGGTTGCAGTAGTGAGAGAAGATAAACTGGAAG CAGTGAAGTCCAAGTTAGCTGTGACTGCCAGCATCCATGTGTACAGCATCCAGAAAGCTATGCTAAAGGACAGTGGGCCTCTGTTCAATACCGACTATGACATCCTTAAAAGCAATTTGCAGAACTGCAGCAA GTTTAGTGCCATACAGTGTGCAGCTGCAGTCCCCAGAGCTCCTGCAGAATCCCCATCTTCCAGAAAGTATGAACAGTCAAATCTTCAGGCAGCGAGTGAGGCACAAGCCAGTGAGCTGACTACCAATGGCCATGGTCCACCTGCCTCCAAACAGGCTTCCCAGCAGCCCAAAGGAATTATGGGAATGTTAATCTCTAAAGCTGCTACTAAAACCCAGGACACCAACAAGGAAACCAAACCAGAGGCCCGAGAAGTAACCAGT GCATCTTCTGCTGGGGGCAAAGCACCAGGAAAAGGGAGTGTGATGAGCAACTTTTTTGGAAAAGCTGCAATGA ATAAACTTAAAGTCAATTTGGATTCAGAACAAgcagtaaaggaagaaaaaacagtggAGCAACCTCCAGTGTCTGTCACTGAACCAAAGCTGGCAGCTCCCCCAGCTCAGAAGAAATCCAGCAGAAAGTCCGAGCCTGGGAAGGtgcagcagaaggagaaaag CAGCAGGGGCAAGCGAGTAGACTTGTCGGATGAGGAGGCAAAGGAAACCGAACAcctgaagaaaaagagaagaagaatcaAGCTTCCTCAGTCTGATAGCAGTGAAGATGAAG TCTTCGAAGACTCCCCTGAGATGTATGAAGCAGACTCACCATCTCCACCTCCTGTATCTCCACCTCCTGATCCTATGCCAAAAACTGAGCCCCCTCCTGTCAAG CGTTCAAGTGGAGAAACCAAAAGGAGACGAAAGCGTGTACTGAAATCTAAAACCTTTGTGGATGAAGAAGGCTGCATAG TGACTGAGAAAGTCTATGAGAGTGAGTCCTGCACAGACAGTGAGGAGGAGCTTAAGATGAAGCCGGCCTCAGCACACAAACCCCCTGCTGCCGCTGTGAAAAGGGAGCCCAGAGAAGAACGGAAGGGCCCCAAGAAAGGGGCTGCTGCTCTGGGCAAAGCCAACAGACAAGTGTCCATTACTGGCTTCTTCCAGAAAAAGTAA
- the Pold3 gene encoding DNA polymerase delta subunit 3 isoform X3 encodes MGMLISKAATKTQDTNKETKPEAREVTSASSAGGKAPGKGSVMSNFFGKAAMNKLKVNLDSEQAVKEEKTVEQPPVSVTEPKLAAPPAQKKSSRKSEPGKVQQKEKSSRGKRVDLSDEEAKETEHLKKKRRRIKLPQSDSSEDEVFEDSPEMYEADSPSPPPVSPPPDPMPKTEPPPVKRSSGETKRRRKRVLKSKTFVDEEGCIVTEKVYESESCTDSEEELKMKPASAHKPPAAAVKREPREERKGPKKGAAALGKANRQVSITGFFQKK; translated from the exons ATGGGAATGTTAATCTCTAAAGCTGCTACTAAAACCCAGGACACCAACAAGGAAACCAAACCAGAGGCCCGAGAAGTAACCAGT GCATCTTCTGCTGGGGGCAAAGCACCAGGAAAAGGGAGTGTGATGAGCAACTTTTTTGGAAAAGCTGCAATGA ATAAACTTAAAGTCAATTTGGATTCAGAACAAgcagtaaaggaagaaaaaacagtggAGCAACCTCCAGTGTCTGTCACTGAACCAAAGCTGGCAGCTCCCCCAGCTCAGAAGAAATCCAGCAGAAAGTCCGAGCCTGGGAAGGtgcagcagaaggagaaaag CAGCAGGGGCAAGCGAGTAGACTTGTCGGATGAGGAGGCAAAGGAAACCGAACAcctgaagaaaaagagaagaagaatcaAGCTTCCTCAGTCTGATAGCAGTGAAGATGAAG TCTTCGAAGACTCCCCTGAGATGTATGAAGCAGACTCACCATCTCCACCTCCTGTATCTCCACCTCCTGATCCTATGCCAAAAACTGAGCCCCCTCCTGTCAAG CGTTCAAGTGGAGAAACCAAAAGGAGACGAAAGCGTGTACTGAAATCTAAAACCTTTGTGGATGAAGAAGGCTGCATAG TGACTGAGAAAGTCTATGAGAGTGAGTCCTGCACAGACAGTGAGGAGGAGCTTAAGATGAAGCCGGCCTCAGCACACAAACCCCCTGCTGCCGCTGTGAAAAGGGAGCCCAGAGAAGAACGGAAGGGCCCCAAGAAAGGGGCTGCTGCTCTGGGCAAAGCCAACAGACAAGTGTCCATTACTGGCTTCTTCCAGAAAAAGTAA
- the Pold3 gene encoding DNA polymerase delta subunit 3 isoform X2, translated as MLYEYVERKRKENSGAQLHVTYLVSGSLIQNGHSCHKVAVVREDKLEAVKSKLAVTASIHVYSIQKAMLKDSGPLFNTDYDILKSNLQNCSKFSAIQCAAAVPRAPAESPSSRKYEQSNLQAASEAQASELTTNGHGPPASKQASQQPKGIMGMLISKAATKTQDTNKETKPEAREVTSASSAGGKAPGKGSVMSNFFGKAAMNKLKVNLDSEQAVKEEKTVEQPPVSVTEPKLAAPPAQKKSSRKSEPGKVQQKEKSRGKRVDLSDEEAKETEHLKKKRRRIKLPQSDSSEDEVFEDSPEMYEADSPSPPPVSPPPDPMPKTEPPPVKRSSGETKRRRKRVLKSKTFVDEEGCIVTEKVYESESCTDSEEELKMKPASAHKPPAAAVKREPREERKGPKKGAAALGKANRQVSITGFFQKK; from the exons ATGCTCTATGAATATGTTGAAAGGAAACGGAAAGAAAATTCGGGAGCTCAGCTGCATGTTACCTACTTGGTGTCTGGCAGTCTTATACAGAACGGACATTCT TGCCACAAGGTTGCAGTAGTGAGAGAAGATAAACTGGAAG CAGTGAAGTCCAAGTTAGCTGTGACTGCCAGCATCCATGTGTACAGCATCCAGAAAGCTATGCTAAAGGACAGTGGGCCTCTGTTCAATACCGACTATGACATCCTTAAAAGCAATTTGCAGAACTGCAGCAA GTTTAGTGCCATACAGTGTGCAGCTGCAGTCCCCAGAGCTCCTGCAGAATCCCCATCTTCCAGAAAGTATGAACAGTCAAATCTTCAGGCAGCGAGTGAGGCACAAGCCAGTGAGCTGACTACCAATGGCCATGGTCCACCTGCCTCCAAACAGGCTTCCCAGCAGCCCAAAGGAATTATGGGAATGTTAATCTCTAAAGCTGCTACTAAAACCCAGGACACCAACAAGGAAACCAAACCAGAGGCCCGAGAAGTAACCAGT GCATCTTCTGCTGGGGGCAAAGCACCAGGAAAAGGGAGTGTGATGAGCAACTTTTTTGGAAAAGCTGCAATGA ATAAACTTAAAGTCAATTTGGATTCAGAACAAgcagtaaaggaagaaaaaacagtggAGCAACCTCCAGTGTCTGTCACTGAACCAAAGCTGGCAGCTCCCCCAGCTCAGAAGAAATCCAGCAGAAAGTCCGAGCCTGGGAAGGtgcagcagaaggagaaaag CAGGGGCAAGCGAGTAGACTTGTCGGATGAGGAGGCAAAGGAAACCGAACAcctgaagaaaaagagaagaagaatcaAGCTTCCTCAGTCTGATAGCAGTGAAGATGAAG TCTTCGAAGACTCCCCTGAGATGTATGAAGCAGACTCACCATCTCCACCTCCTGTATCTCCACCTCCTGATCCTATGCCAAAAACTGAGCCCCCTCCTGTCAAG CGTTCAAGTGGAGAAACCAAAAGGAGACGAAAGCGTGTACTGAAATCTAAAACCTTTGTGGATGAAGAAGGCTGCATAG TGACTGAGAAAGTCTATGAGAGTGAGTCCTGCACAGACAGTGAGGAGGAGCTTAAGATGAAGCCGGCCTCAGCACACAAACCCCCTGCTGCCGCTGTGAAAAGGGAGCCCAGAGAAGAACGGAAGGGCCCCAAGAAAGGGGCTGCTGCTCTGGGCAAAGCCAACAGACAAGTGTCCATTACTGGCTTCTTCCAGAAAAAGTAA
- the Pold3 gene encoding DNA polymerase delta subunit 3 isoform X1, producing the protein MLYEYVERKRKENSGAQLHVTYLVSGSLIQNGHSCHKVAVVREDKLEAVKSKLAVTASIHVYSIQKAMLKDSGPLFNTDYDILKSNLQNCSKFSAIQCAAAVPRAPAESPSSRKYEQSNLQAASEAQASELTTNGHGPPASKQASQQPKGIMGMLISKAATKTQDTNKETKPEAREVTSASSAGGKAPGKGSVMSNFFGKAAMNKLKVNLDSEQAVKEEKTVEQPPVSVTEPKLAAPPAQKKSSRKSEPGKVQQKEKSSRGKRVDLSDEEAKETEHLKKKRRRIKLPQSDSSEDEVFEDSPEMYEADSPSPPPVSPPPDPMPKTEPPPVKRSSGETKRRRKRVLKSKTFVDEEGCIVTEKVYESESCTDSEEELKMKPASAHKPPAAAVKREPREERKGPKKGAAALGKANRQVSITGFFQKK; encoded by the exons ATGCTCTATGAATATGTTGAAAGGAAACGGAAAGAAAATTCGGGAGCTCAGCTGCATGTTACCTACTTGGTGTCTGGCAGTCTTATACAGAACGGACATTCT TGCCACAAGGTTGCAGTAGTGAGAGAAGATAAACTGGAAG CAGTGAAGTCCAAGTTAGCTGTGACTGCCAGCATCCATGTGTACAGCATCCAGAAAGCTATGCTAAAGGACAGTGGGCCTCTGTTCAATACCGACTATGACATCCTTAAAAGCAATTTGCAGAACTGCAGCAA GTTTAGTGCCATACAGTGTGCAGCTGCAGTCCCCAGAGCTCCTGCAGAATCCCCATCTTCCAGAAAGTATGAACAGTCAAATCTTCAGGCAGCGAGTGAGGCACAAGCCAGTGAGCTGACTACCAATGGCCATGGTCCACCTGCCTCCAAACAGGCTTCCCAGCAGCCCAAAGGAATTATGGGAATGTTAATCTCTAAAGCTGCTACTAAAACCCAGGACACCAACAAGGAAACCAAACCAGAGGCCCGAGAAGTAACCAGT GCATCTTCTGCTGGGGGCAAAGCACCAGGAAAAGGGAGTGTGATGAGCAACTTTTTTGGAAAAGCTGCAATGA ATAAACTTAAAGTCAATTTGGATTCAGAACAAgcagtaaaggaagaaaaaacagtggAGCAACCTCCAGTGTCTGTCACTGAACCAAAGCTGGCAGCTCCCCCAGCTCAGAAGAAATCCAGCAGAAAGTCCGAGCCTGGGAAGGtgcagcagaaggagaaaag CAGCAGGGGCAAGCGAGTAGACTTGTCGGATGAGGAGGCAAAGGAAACCGAACAcctgaagaaaaagagaagaagaatcaAGCTTCCTCAGTCTGATAGCAGTGAAGATGAAG TCTTCGAAGACTCCCCTGAGATGTATGAAGCAGACTCACCATCTCCACCTCCTGTATCTCCACCTCCTGATCCTATGCCAAAAACTGAGCCCCCTCCTGTCAAG CGTTCAAGTGGAGAAACCAAAAGGAGACGAAAGCGTGTACTGAAATCTAAAACCTTTGTGGATGAAGAAGGCTGCATAG TGACTGAGAAAGTCTATGAGAGTGAGTCCTGCACAGACAGTGAGGAGGAGCTTAAGATGAAGCCGGCCTCAGCACACAAACCCCCTGCTGCCGCTGTGAAAAGGGAGCCCAGAGAAGAACGGAAGGGCCCCAAGAAAGGGGCTGCTGCTCTGGGCAAAGCCAACAGACAAGTGTCCATTACTGGCTTCTTCCAGAAAAAGTAA
- the Pold3 gene encoding DNA polymerase delta subunit 3 isoform X4, producing the protein MGMLISKAATKTQDTNKETKPEAREVTSASSAGGKAPGKGSVMSNFFGKAAMNKLKVNLDSEQAVKEEKTVEQPPVSVTEPKLAAPPAQKKSSRKSEPGKVQQKEKSRGKRVDLSDEEAKETEHLKKKRRRIKLPQSDSSEDEVFEDSPEMYEADSPSPPPVSPPPDPMPKTEPPPVKRSSGETKRRRKRVLKSKTFVDEEGCIVTEKVYESESCTDSEEELKMKPASAHKPPAAAVKREPREERKGPKKGAAALGKANRQVSITGFFQKK; encoded by the exons ATGGGAATGTTAATCTCTAAAGCTGCTACTAAAACCCAGGACACCAACAAGGAAACCAAACCAGAGGCCCGAGAAGTAACCAGT GCATCTTCTGCTGGGGGCAAAGCACCAGGAAAAGGGAGTGTGATGAGCAACTTTTTTGGAAAAGCTGCAATGA ATAAACTTAAAGTCAATTTGGATTCAGAACAAgcagtaaaggaagaaaaaacagtggAGCAACCTCCAGTGTCTGTCACTGAACCAAAGCTGGCAGCTCCCCCAGCTCAGAAGAAATCCAGCAGAAAGTCCGAGCCTGGGAAGGtgcagcagaaggagaaaag CAGGGGCAAGCGAGTAGACTTGTCGGATGAGGAGGCAAAGGAAACCGAACAcctgaagaaaaagagaagaagaatcaAGCTTCCTCAGTCTGATAGCAGTGAAGATGAAG TCTTCGAAGACTCCCCTGAGATGTATGAAGCAGACTCACCATCTCCACCTCCTGTATCTCCACCTCCTGATCCTATGCCAAAAACTGAGCCCCCTCCTGTCAAG CGTTCAAGTGGAGAAACCAAAAGGAGACGAAAGCGTGTACTGAAATCTAAAACCTTTGTGGATGAAGAAGGCTGCATAG TGACTGAGAAAGTCTATGAGAGTGAGTCCTGCACAGACAGTGAGGAGGAGCTTAAGATGAAGCCGGCCTCAGCACACAAACCCCCTGCTGCCGCTGTGAAAAGGGAGCCCAGAGAAGAACGGAAGGGCCCCAAGAAAGGGGCTGCTGCTCTGGGCAAAGCCAACAGACAAGTGTCCATTACTGGCTTCTTCCAGAAAAAGTAA
- the Pold3 gene encoding DNA polymerase delta subunit 3 isoform 1 (isoform 1 is encoded by transcript variant 1), producing MAEQLYLENIDEFVTDQNKIVTYKWLSYTLGVHVNQAKQMLYEYVERKRKENSGAQLHVTYLVSGSLIQNGHSCHKVAVVREDKLEAVKSKLAVTASIHVYSIQKAMLKDSGPLFNTDYDILKSNLQNCSKFSAIQCAAAVPRAPAESPSSRKYEQSNLQAASEAQASELTTNGHGPPASKQASQQPKGIMGMLISKAATKTQDTNKETKPEAREVTSASSAGGKAPGKGSVMSNFFGKAAMNKLKVNLDSEQAVKEEKTVEQPPVSVTEPKLAAPPAQKKSSRKSEPGKVQQKEKSRGKRVDLSDEEAKETEHLKKKRRRIKLPQSDSSEDEVFEDSPEMYEADSPSPPPVSPPPDPMPKTEPPPVKRSSGETKRRRKRVLKSKTFVDEEGCIVTEKVYESESCTDSEEELKMKPASAHKPPAAAVKREPREERKGPKKGAAALGKANRQVSITGFFQKK from the exons ATGGCGGAACAGCTGTATCTAGAAAACATAGACGAGTTCGTCACGGACCAGAACAAGATC gTGACTTACAAGTGGCTAAGCTATACACTAGGGGTTCATGTTAACCAGGCCAAACA GATGCTCTATGAATATGTTGAAAGGAAACGGAAAGAAAATTCGGGAGCTCAGCTGCATGTTACCTACTTGGTGTCTGGCAGTCTTATACAGAACGGACATTCT TGCCACAAGGTTGCAGTAGTGAGAGAAGATAAACTGGAAG CAGTGAAGTCCAAGTTAGCTGTGACTGCCAGCATCCATGTGTACAGCATCCAGAAAGCTATGCTAAAGGACAGTGGGCCTCTGTTCAATACCGACTATGACATCCTTAAAAGCAATTTGCAGAACTGCAGCAA GTTTAGTGCCATACAGTGTGCAGCTGCAGTCCCCAGAGCTCCTGCAGAATCCCCATCTTCCAGAAAGTATGAACAGTCAAATCTTCAGGCAGCGAGTGAGGCACAAGCCAGTGAGCTGACTACCAATGGCCATGGTCCACCTGCCTCCAAACAGGCTTCCCAGCAGCCCAAAGGAATTATGGGAATGTTAATCTCTAAAGCTGCTACTAAAACCCAGGACACCAACAAGGAAACCAAACCAGAGGCCCGAGAAGTAACCAGT GCATCTTCTGCTGGGGGCAAAGCACCAGGAAAAGGGAGTGTGATGAGCAACTTTTTTGGAAAAGCTGCAATGA ATAAACTTAAAGTCAATTTGGATTCAGAACAAgcagtaaaggaagaaaaaacagtggAGCAACCTCCAGTGTCTGTCACTGAACCAAAGCTGGCAGCTCCCCCAGCTCAGAAGAAATCCAGCAGAAAGTCCGAGCCTGGGAAGGtgcagcagaaggagaaaag CAGGGGCAAGCGAGTAGACTTGTCGGATGAGGAGGCAAAGGAAACCGAACAcctgaagaaaaagagaagaagaatcaAGCTTCCTCAGTCTGATAGCAGTGAAGATGAAG TCTTCGAAGACTCCCCTGAGATGTATGAAGCAGACTCACCATCTCCACCTCCTGTATCTCCACCTCCTGATCCTATGCCAAAAACTGAGCCCCCTCCTGTCAAG CGTTCAAGTGGAGAAACCAAAAGGAGACGAAAGCGTGTACTGAAATCTAAAACCTTTGTGGATGAAGAAGGCTGCATAG TGACTGAGAAAGTCTATGAGAGTGAGTCCTGCACAGACAGTGAGGAGGAGCTTAAGATGAAGCCGGCCTCAGCACACAAACCCCCTGCTGCCGCTGTGAAAAGGGAGCCCAGAGAAGAACGGAAGGGCCCCAAGAAAGGGGCTGCTGCTCTGGGCAAAGCCAACAGACAAGTGTCCATTACTGGCTTCTTCCAGAAAAAGTAA